A single region of the Gopherus evgoodei ecotype Sinaloan lineage chromosome 3, rGopEvg1_v1.p, whole genome shotgun sequence genome encodes:
- the LOC115647523 gene encoding LOW QUALITY PROTEIN: trace amine-associated receptor 7a-like (The sequence of the model RefSeq protein was modified relative to this genomic sequence to represent the inferred CDS: inserted 1 base in 1 codon) — protein MTSALLQNEEAQYCFENINGSCYKTSLSSGIWITLYVVLGLLTILTLGGNLMVMISIAYFKQLHSPTNILLASLACADFCLGLTVLSFSXSVEMCWYFGETFCRFHSSLELSFCYSSIFHLCFISVDCYVAVTDPLIYPLKCTVPVSGMFIAVAWTFSILYSFSVVFTGAKDKGIHELVIALSCVGSCQILFNKTWVILSTLLYLIPFFTTIALYSKIFAVAKQQARMIEMMSNNTQSSDTYSDRVSRRERKAAKTTGIAVIAFVIFWSPYSIIVITDAFFNFITPPLVFDIVVWFTYSNSAINPLIYSVFYPWFRRAMKVIVSCKILRLNCSTMNLFPN, from the exons ATGACTTCTGCACTTCTTCAGAATGAAGAAGCACAGTATTGCTTTGAGAATATTAATGGATCTTGCTATAAAACATCATTGTCTTCTGGAATCTGGATAACTTTGTATGTTGTGCTTGGTTTGCTGACAATTCTTACACTAGGTGGAAACCTAATGGTAATGATTTCAATTGCTTATTTCAAACAGCTTCACTCTCCTACAAATATTTTGCTCGCCTCCTTGGCATGCGCTGATTTTTGTTTGGGTCTGACTGTGCTATCCTTCA AGTCTGTTGAAATGTGCTGGTATTTTGGGGAAACATTCTGTAGATTCCACAGTTCTTTAGAACTATCTTTTTGTTATTCATCAATATTTCACTTGTGCTTTATCTCTGTTGATTGCTACGTTGCTGTTACTGATCCTTTAATTTACCCTCTCAAGTGTACAGTGCCAGTTTCAGGCATGTTCATAGCTGTTGCCTGGACATTTTCAATACTATACAGTTTTTCTGTTGTCTTCACTGGGGCTAAAGACAAAGGGATACACGAATTAGTAATTGCCCTCTCATGTGTAGGGAGCTGTCAGATTCTTTTCAACAAAACATGGGTGATTTTATCCACTCTCCTTTATCTAATCCCTTTTTTTACAACTATAGCACTTTACAGCAAGATCTTtgctgtggctaaacaacaagcTAGAATGATAGAGATGATGAGCAACAACACCCAGTCGTCTGACACTTACAGTGACAGAGTTAGCAGAAGAGAGAGGAAAGCTGCTAAAACCACTGGTATTGCTGTGATTGCTTTTGTGATATTCTGGTCACCTTATTCTATAATTGTAATAACTGATGCTTTTTTTAACTTCATAACACCACCCCTTGTCTTTGACATTGTGGTTTGGTTCACTTATTCCAATTCTGCCATTAATCCTTTGATTTACTCTGTCTTTTATCCTTGGTTTCGAAGAGCAATGAAAGTGATTGTGAGCTGTAAAATACTCCGGCTTAATTGTTCAACAATGAAtttatttccaaactga